A genomic region of uncultured Paludibaculum sp. contains the following coding sequences:
- a CDS encoding YraN family protein has translation MRHRWRLRHWKPELAWGRRAEDLAHRYLQTKGYQVVERNWVDPARRGEVDILAWDGDRLVFVEVKSRRNAEFGDPERAIGEEKIRKLRRAAWFFLRRWRIPEEKARFDLVTVVFEPFEIRHIPDSWSLHRSDSVF, from the coding sequence ATGCGCCATCGCTGGCGTCTGCGCCATTGGAAGCCGGAACTGGCCTGGGGGCGGCGGGCGGAAGATTTGGCCCACAGGTACCTGCAAACCAAGGGTTACCAGGTGGTGGAGCGGAACTGGGTGGATCCCGCGCGGCGTGGGGAGGTGGACATCCTGGCGTGGGATGGGGACCGGTTGGTGTTCGTCGAGGTGAAGTCGCGGCGCAACGCGGAGTTTGGCGACCCGGAGCGGGCGATCGGCGAAGAAAAGATCAGGAAGCTCCGGCGGGCTGCCTGGTTCTTTCTGCGGCGCTGGCGGATTCCGGAAGAAAAGGCACGGTTTGACCTGGTGACGGTCGTGTTCGAACCGTTTGAGATCCGGCACATCCCGGATTCATGGTCACTGCACCGCTCAGATTCGGTATTCTGA
- a CDS encoding IS1634 family transposase — protein MPSRTGRVHVATTSRTYKGKLYQTHLLRRTFRVGSQVRHETLGNISHLPPDLIDLIRRSLAGEQFLPASQAFLVERNLPHGHVQAVLGSMYRLGLDSLLASKPCRERDLVLAMIAERLLHPCSKLATTRLWHTTTLAEELGVADATEDDLYQAMDWLLARQSHIEKKLAQRHLHDGSLVLYDVSSSYYEGHTCPLARLGHNRDGKKGLPIIVYGLLTDSEGRPVAVDVYPGNTGDPTTVPDQVDKLRQRFGLSRVVLVGDRGMLTETQIGQLKQHPGLGWISALRGPAIGELVDGGSLQLSLFDETNLAEITSPAYPGERLVACFNPLLADERRRKRGELIEATEKELAKIAAQVKRRTRTPLSEAEIALKTGKVLNRYKVAKHFELNIADGVFAWTRREESIRRESQLDGVYVVRTSEPESRCSAPDAVRRYKSLAQVERAFRSLKGMDLRIRPIHHRTEDHVRAHILLCMLAFYVEWHMRRDLAPLLFQDEELSRDRTRRDPVAPAECSASAQRKKLERVTADGFPVHSFETLLRELATRCRNTCRIPSDPSATTFQQLTEPTALQARALRLLGL, from the coding sequence ATGCCATCCAGAACCGGACGGGTTCATGTGGCCACCACTTCCCGGACCTACAAAGGCAAACTCTACCAGACCCACTTGCTCCGCCGCACCTTCCGCGTCGGCTCCCAGGTCCGCCACGAAACCCTCGGCAACATCTCCCACCTGCCGCCCGATCTCATCGACCTCATCCGCCGCTCCCTTGCCGGTGAACAGTTCCTGCCGGCCTCGCAGGCTTTCCTCGTCGAACGCAACCTCCCTCACGGCCATGTCCAGGCCGTGCTCGGCTCCATGTATCGCCTCGGCCTCGATTCGCTGCTGGCCTCTAAACCCTGCCGCGAGCGCGACCTCGTTCTCGCTATGATCGCCGAACGTCTTCTGCACCCCTGCTCCAAACTCGCCACCACTCGCCTTTGGCACACCACCACTCTGGCCGAGGAACTCGGTGTCGCCGACGCCACCGAAGACGACTTGTACCAGGCCATGGACTGGCTGCTGGCCCGTCAGTCGCACATCGAAAAGAAACTCGCCCAGCGTCATCTCCACGACGGCTCCCTGGTGCTCTATGACGTCAGCAGCAGTTACTACGAAGGCCACACCTGCCCCTTGGCACGACTCGGCCACAACCGCGACGGAAAGAAGGGACTGCCCATCATCGTCTACGGCCTGCTGACCGACAGTGAAGGCCGCCCCGTGGCCGTCGACGTTTATCCCGGCAATACCGGCGATCCCACCACCGTTCCCGATCAAGTGGATAAGCTCCGCCAACGTTTCGGCCTGTCCCGCGTGGTTCTGGTGGGCGACCGCGGCATGCTCACCGAAACGCAGATCGGCCAACTCAAACAGCATCCCGGACTCGGCTGGATCTCCGCCCTCCGCGGACCGGCGATTGGCGAACTGGTTGACGGCGGAAGCCTGCAACTGTCCCTGTTCGACGAAACCAATCTGGCCGAGATCACTTCGCCCGCCTATCCCGGCGAGCGCCTGGTGGCCTGCTTCAATCCGCTGCTGGCCGACGAGCGCCGGCGGAAGCGAGGCGAGCTGATCGAGGCCACCGAGAAGGAGTTGGCGAAGATCGCGGCCCAGGTCAAGCGCCGCACGCGCACTCCGCTCAGTGAGGCCGAGATCGCGCTGAAGACCGGCAAGGTCTTGAACCGCTACAAGGTCGCCAAACACTTCGAGCTCAACATCGCCGATGGCGTCTTCGCCTGGACCCGGCGAGAGGAATCGATCCGGCGCGAAAGCCAACTGGACGGCGTCTACGTGGTGCGCACCAGCGAGCCCGAGAGCCGTTGCTCGGCCCCGGACGCGGTACGCCGCTACAAGAGCCTGGCGCAGGTGGAGCGCGCCTTCCGCAGTCTGAAAGGAATGGATCTGCGAATCCGCCCCATCCATCACCGCACCGAGGACCATGTGCGGGCGCACATTCTGCTCTGTATGCTGGCCTTCTATGTGGAGTGGCACATGCGCAGAGATCTGGCTCCTTTGCTGTTTCAGGATGAGGAACTCAGCCGAGATCGAACTCGCCGCGATCCGGTTGCGCCGGCTGAGTGCTCGGCTTCGGCTCAGCGGAAGAAGTTGGAACGTGTCACCGCCGATGGCTTCCCCGTCCACAGCTTCGAGACTCTGTTGCGAGAGCTTGCCACGCGCTGCCGCAACACCTGCCGCATTCCTTCCGACCCAAGCGCCACAACCTTCCAGCAACTCACCGAACCCACTGCTTTGCAAGCCCGTGCCCTCCGACTCCTGGGTCTGTAG
- a CDS encoding SDR family oxidoreductase, with product MSELTGKVILITGAAKRIGRAIALRLHAEGARVLIHYGGSEREARQTAAECGDAPLFQANLESVDEIRHMFTSIENQLGRLDGLVNNAARFTRIPALEVTEADWDFIHSVNLKSYFFCTQQAALLMQRNSGGQGRIVNISSMGAFMTWPEHVHYSASKAGVVSLTRGFAKALAPGITVNSVAPGVIPFEEKDDPAIVALARSTPARQPGTGEDIADAVVYFLKASNFITGQVLQVDGGMGLR from the coding sequence GTGTCTGAGCTCACCGGCAAGGTAATCCTGATCACCGGCGCGGCCAAACGCATCGGCCGGGCGATCGCATTGCGGCTGCACGCCGAGGGCGCGCGCGTGCTGATCCACTACGGCGGGTCGGAGCGCGAGGCGCGCCAGACGGCGGCCGAGTGCGGCGATGCCCCGCTTTTCCAGGCCAACCTGGAAAGCGTCGACGAAATCAGGCACATGTTCACCTCGATCGAGAACCAGTTGGGCCGTCTGGATGGACTGGTGAACAACGCGGCTCGCTTCACCAGGATCCCGGCTCTCGAAGTCACCGAAGCCGACTGGGACTTCATCCATTCCGTCAACCTGAAGTCGTACTTCTTCTGCACTCAGCAGGCAGCGCTACTCATGCAGCGCAATTCAGGGGGCCAAGGCCGCATCGTCAACATCAGCTCCATGGGTGCGTTCATGACTTGGCCGGAGCATGTCCACTACAGCGCCTCAAAGGCTGGAGTGGTTTCCCTCACCCGAGGCTTCGCCAAGGCCTTGGCTCCAGGCATCACGGTGAACTCGGTGGCGCCCGGGGTGATCCCGTTCGAGGAGAAGGACGATCCGGCCATCGTAGCTTTGGCCAGATCGACGCCGGCGCGGCAGCCCGGCACCGGCGAGGACATCGCCGATGCAGTGGTCTACTTCCTGAAAGCCTCCAACTTCATTACCGGCCAGGTCCTGCAGGTGGACGGCGGCATGGGCCTGCGCTGA
- a CDS encoding acetyltransferase, translating to MAGSQDKRPIELRHLTSLPDLGEAVRLQKEIWGFEDIELLPQRLFVVATKVGGQVIGAFDGDRMIAFLLAIPGLKRGDTVYLHGHMMGVLEPYRNLGVGRMLKLKQREEAQARGIGLVEWTFDPLEIKNAYFNMERLGAVVRRFVLNQYGTTTSHLHGGLPTDRCVAEWYIASDRVNRIVDGQPYERPPVLERIPVPSDIAHIRATDPRRARHIQAGVSDRFLEYFDRGLAVIGFEKTPEFGTYLLGPWDSK from the coding sequence GTGGCAGGAAGCCAAGACAAACGGCCCATCGAACTCCGCCACCTGACCTCTTTGCCCGACCTGGGCGAAGCCGTCCGGCTGCAGAAGGAGATCTGGGGCTTTGAGGATATCGAACTGTTGCCGCAACGCCTGTTCGTGGTCGCTACCAAGGTAGGCGGCCAGGTTATTGGCGCCTTTGACGGTGACCGCATGATCGCATTTCTGCTGGCCATTCCCGGCCTGAAGCGCGGCGATACCGTGTATCTGCACGGCCACATGATGGGTGTGCTGGAGCCCTACCGGAACCTGGGTGTTGGCCGTATGCTGAAGCTGAAGCAGCGCGAGGAAGCCCAGGCGCGCGGCATCGGTCTGGTGGAGTGGACCTTCGATCCTCTGGAAATCAAGAACGCCTACTTCAACATGGAGCGACTGGGCGCCGTCGTCCGTCGTTTCGTGCTGAATCAGTATGGCACCACGACATCGCACCTGCACGGCGGCCTACCCACCGATCGTTGCGTGGCGGAGTGGTATATCGCCAGCGATCGCGTCAACCGCATTGTGGATGGGCAGCCCTACGAGCGGCCCCCCGTGCTGGAACGGATTCCCGTTCCCTCGGACATCGCGCATATTCGAGCCACCGACCCGCGCCGCGCGCGCCACATTCAGGCCGGCGTCAGCGACCGCTTCCTGGAGTATTTCGACCGCGGCCTGGCCGTCATCGGATTTGAGAAAACGCCGGAATTCGGCACCTATCTTCTAGGACCATGGGATTCAAAATAG
- the menC gene encoding o-succinylbenzoate synthase yields MGFKIENIRLHWIEMPLVHFFETSFGRTYSRQMILVEVTCGGVSGWGEVTCGEHPYYNEEWTEGAWELLNAYIVPSVLGKGFEAASEVGQCTAGMKGHRMTRGGLEAACWDLEARLAGIPLWKLIGGGARTEIPCGVSIGIQDTVAQLLGKIHTEVDAGYQRIKMKMKPGWDVEVIREVRREFPGILLMADANSAYTLADIEHLKKLDEFNLMMIEQPLSHDEIIDHAQLQAALNTPICLDECIRTAHHAEQAIRLKAGRIINIKLGRVGGFAEAKKVHDICHQNGIPVWCGGMLESGIGRAHNIALATLPNFVLPGDVSASRRYWKRDIIDPWVEVTARGTIVTGNGPGFGYHLDLDFLESVRTRQESYAAQ; encoded by the coding sequence ATGGGATTCAAAATAGAAAACATCCGCCTCCACTGGATCGAAATGCCGTTGGTGCATTTCTTCGAAACCAGCTTTGGGCGTACCTATTCGCGCCAGATGATTCTGGTGGAAGTCACGTGCGGGGGCGTCTCCGGTTGGGGTGAAGTCACCTGCGGCGAGCACCCCTATTACAACGAGGAATGGACCGAAGGCGCATGGGAGCTCCTCAACGCCTACATCGTTCCCTCGGTGCTGGGCAAGGGCTTTGAGGCCGCGTCGGAGGTGGGTCAATGCACGGCCGGCATGAAGGGCCACCGCATGACGCGCGGCGGACTCGAAGCCGCCTGCTGGGACCTGGAAGCCCGGCTGGCCGGCATCCCGCTCTGGAAACTGATCGGCGGCGGGGCGCGCACCGAGATCCCCTGCGGAGTCTCCATCGGTATTCAGGACACGGTTGCTCAACTTCTAGGGAAGATCCATACGGAAGTCGATGCCGGCTACCAGCGCATCAAGATGAAGATGAAGCCCGGCTGGGACGTCGAGGTCATCCGCGAGGTGCGGCGCGAGTTCCCCGGCATCCTGCTGATGGCAGACGCCAACTCGGCCTACACCCTGGCCGATATCGAGCATCTCAAGAAGCTCGACGAGTTCAACCTGATGATGATCGAGCAGCCGCTCTCACACGATGAGATCATCGATCACGCTCAGCTCCAGGCCGCGCTGAACACCCCCATCTGCCTGGACGAGTGCATCCGCACGGCCCATCACGCCGAACAGGCCATCCGGCTGAAGGCCGGCCGCATCATCAACATCAAGCTGGGCCGCGTGGGCGGCTTCGCCGAAGCGAAGAAGGTCCACGACATCTGCCACCAGAACGGCATTCCCGTCTGGTGTGGCGGCATGCTGGAAAGTGGCATCGGCCGCGCCCACAACATCGCGCTCGCGACTCTGCCCAACTTCGTCCTGCCGGGCGATGTTTCGGCCAGCCGCCGCTATTGGAAGCGTGACATCATCGACCCCTGGGTGGAAGTGACCGCCCGCGGCACGATTGTCACCGGCAATGGGCCGGGTTTCGGTTACCACCTCGATCTCGATTTCCTGGAGAGCGTCCGCACCCGGCAGGAAAGCTACGCGGCTCAGTGA
- a CDS encoding DUF2721 domain-containing protein: MWPHIQLNVTNLGTALNVLAAMITPALLLSACGTFILSTSNRLARIVDRMRSLSHQLDEMSQSTLDVALREERIEHHRGEIKLQGRRLNLIQRALTLLYLAAVNYVCTSVAIGLASTFTLVWVYWVPVFFGIGGACCMLIAAVMLALEARLAVNDLYDETEFHRRLARYYSDQQQTRLPEA; this comes from the coding sequence ATGTGGCCTCACATCCAACTGAACGTAACGAACCTGGGCACGGCGTTGAACGTCCTGGCCGCCATGATCACCCCGGCCTTGTTGCTGTCGGCTTGCGGTACGTTCATTCTTTCGACTTCGAACCGGCTCGCGCGCATTGTCGACCGCATGCGGTCCCTGTCGCACCAGTTGGATGAGATGTCGCAGAGCACGCTCGACGTGGCGCTGCGTGAGGAACGCATCGAGCATCATCGGGGCGAGATTAAGCTCCAGGGGCGGCGGCTCAATCTGATCCAACGCGCTCTGACGCTGTTGTACCTCGCCGCCGTCAACTACGTCTGCACCAGCGTCGCCATCGGGTTGGCCTCGACCTTTACCCTGGTTTGGGTGTACTGGGTTCCGGTGTTCTTTGGCATCGGCGGTGCCTGTTGCATGTTGATTGCGGCCGTCATGCTGGCTCTGGAGGCCCGCTTGGCTGTGAACGACCTCTACGACGAGACGGAGTTCCATCGGCGGCTGGCGCGTTACTACTCGGACCAACAACAGACCCGCCTGCCGGAAGCGTGA
- the galT gene encoding galactose-1-phosphate uridylyltransferase — translation MPDLRKDPITGRWVIIATDRARRPTDFTRERVIPQGVRHCPFCPGHEKNTPPEILAYRGSGGPNEPGWSLRVVPNKFPALRVEGDLDKQGQGLYDRMNGVGAHEVIIESPDHMTSLAEMPEKQVSDLFFAFRDRIVDLQKDPRLRYVMAFKNHGAAAGATLEHPHSQLIALPVVPNRVQEELDGSLRYFQFRERCIFCDIMQQELQTQERIVFETDHFLVLAPYAARFPFELWVVPRKHNSRFATTEAPVIHNLGWVMRTVLRKLDKALEQPPYNAIIHTAPLQVGPLEHYHWHVEIIPKLTKLAGFEWGTGFYINPTPPEEAARFLRDIGLP, via the coding sequence TTGCCTGACCTTCGCAAAGATCCGATCACCGGCCGCTGGGTGATTATTGCCACCGACCGTGCGCGCCGTCCCACCGATTTCACACGGGAGCGGGTCATCCCGCAAGGCGTCCGCCACTGCCCCTTCTGCCCGGGCCACGAGAAGAATACTCCGCCCGAAATCCTGGCCTATCGGGGTTCCGGTGGCCCGAATGAGCCGGGCTGGTCGCTCCGTGTGGTGCCGAACAAGTTTCCGGCGCTGCGCGTGGAGGGCGATCTGGACAAGCAGGGGCAGGGCTTGTACGACCGGATGAACGGCGTCGGCGCCCATGAGGTGATTATCGAGTCGCCGGATCACATGACTTCCCTGGCGGAGATGCCGGAGAAGCAGGTGTCCGACCTGTTCTTCGCCTTCCGGGACCGGATCGTGGATTTGCAGAAGGACCCGAGGCTGCGTTACGTGATGGCGTTCAAGAATCACGGCGCGGCGGCCGGCGCCACCCTGGAGCATCCGCACTCGCAGTTGATCGCGTTGCCGGTGGTGCCCAACCGGGTGCAGGAGGAGTTGGACGGGTCGCTGCGGTATTTCCAATTCCGGGAACGGTGTATCTTCTGCGACATCATGCAGCAGGAGTTGCAGACGCAGGAGCGGATCGTCTTTGAGACGGACCATTTTCTGGTGCTGGCTCCGTATGCAGCGCGGTTTCCATTCGAGCTGTGGGTAGTGCCACGGAAGCACAACTCGCGTTTTGCGACCACGGAGGCTCCGGTGATCCACAACCTGGGCTGGGTGATGCGGACGGTGCTGCGGAAGTTGGACAAGGCGCTGGAGCAGCCGCCGTATAACGCGATTATCCATACGGCTCCGCTGCAGGTGGGTCCGCTGGAGCATTACCACTGGCATGTGGAGATCATCCCGAAGCTGACGAAGCTCGCTGGATTCGAGTGGGGGACCGGGTTTTATATCAATCCGACTCCGCCGGAGGAAGCGGCGCGGTTTCTGCGGGATATTGGGCTGCCGTAG
- the mazG gene encoding nucleoside triphosphate pyrophosphohydrolase codes for MARLRAPDGCPWDREQNYDSIKPYTLEETYEVMDAIDRRDFPALAEELGDLTLQVVFYAQMAEEEGLFTVGDSLDAINEKLVRRHPHVFGTGDARTSEQVLRRWDEIKQQEKKDKGEKPKGLLDTVLKAQPALTEAAQISRKAAAAGFDWPEIDQVLDKVREELDELAEARGRQNTEDVEGEIGDLLFTLVNVARFLKVDPEQALRRTNTKFRQRFGHVERELAARGRDFSQSNLEEMEALWQEAKTNGPSNSAT; via the coding sequence ATGGCCCGCCTCCGCGCACCGGATGGATGCCCGTGGGATCGCGAACAGAATTACGACTCCATCAAGCCCTACACCCTCGAGGAAACCTATGAGGTGATGGACGCCATCGACCGGCGCGATTTTCCCGCCCTGGCCGAGGAGTTGGGCGATCTCACTCTCCAGGTCGTCTTCTACGCCCAGATGGCGGAGGAAGAAGGCTTGTTCACCGTGGGCGATTCCCTGGATGCCATCAACGAGAAGCTCGTCCGCCGGCATCCCCATGTCTTCGGTACAGGCGACGCCAGGACCTCTGAGCAGGTACTACGCCGCTGGGATGAAATCAAGCAGCAGGAAAAGAAGGACAAAGGCGAAAAGCCCAAGGGCCTGCTGGACACTGTTCTGAAAGCTCAACCCGCGTTGACCGAAGCCGCTCAGATCTCGCGCAAGGCCGCCGCAGCCGGCTTCGACTGGCCGGAGATCGACCAGGTTTTGGATAAGGTACGCGAGGAACTGGATGAACTGGCCGAAGCCCGCGGCCGGCAGAATACCGAGGACGTGGAAGGGGAGATCGGCGACCTGCTCTTCACCCTGGTCAACGTCGCCCGCTTTCTGAAGGTGGATCCGGAACAGGCGCTGCGTCGCACCAATACCAAGTTCCGCCAGCGATTCGGGCATGTAGAGCGGGAACTCGCGGCACGAGGCCGCGACTTTTCGCAATCGAATCTCGAGGAGATGGAAGCACTGTGGCAGGAAGCCAAGACAAACGGCCCATCGAACTCCGCCACCTGA
- a CDS encoding DMT family transporter, translating into MTPSRQRLYGLVSLMTLVWSLNYIVAKYALRAFPPLVIGPLRAVTAAVLLVPILLWMKSRQSERTEPWALKEITSLCVLGIFGITLNQVLFVVGMNRTSVAHAALMIATTPLQVMLMAAFRGQERITAYKLAGMGTAIGGIAVLNLAPGGSAQGASFYGDAFVFLAAFSFAFYTVFGKELARRHDSMTVNAFGYSAGALAGAPLLLWQSADFKYAEVPWSGWWALAYMALLSSIACYLIYSYALNHLPASRVAAFSYIQPVVAALAGLAILREPITPGVATGGLLVLSGVWLTGKR; encoded by the coding sequence GTGACCCCCTCCCGGCAGCGGCTCTACGGCCTGGTTTCGCTCATGACGCTGGTCTGGAGCCTCAACTACATCGTCGCCAAGTACGCCTTGCGTGCGTTCCCTCCCCTGGTGATCGGCCCCCTGCGGGCCGTCACCGCGGCCGTTCTGCTGGTCCCCATTCTGCTTTGGATGAAGAGCCGCCAGAGCGAACGGACTGAGCCCTGGGCCCTCAAGGAAATCACCTCGCTCTGCGTGTTGGGCATCTTCGGCATCACGCTCAACCAGGTTCTATTCGTCGTCGGGATGAACCGCACCAGCGTCGCTCACGCGGCTCTGATGATCGCCACCACACCTCTTCAGGTGATGTTGATGGCCGCCTTCCGGGGTCAGGAGCGGATCACCGCCTATAAGCTCGCCGGCATGGGCACGGCCATTGGCGGCATCGCCGTGCTCAACCTGGCGCCCGGCGGCAGCGCCCAGGGCGCGTCGTTCTACGGTGACGCGTTTGTCTTCCTCGCGGCCTTCTCCTTCGCGTTCTATACCGTCTTCGGCAAGGAGCTCGCGCGCCGGCACGACAGCATGACCGTGAATGCGTTTGGTTACAGCGCCGGCGCACTGGCCGGAGCCCCGTTGCTGCTCTGGCAGTCGGCGGACTTCAAGTACGCGGAGGTACCCTGGTCCGGCTGGTGGGCCCTTGCCTACATGGCGCTGCTCTCCTCCATCGCCTGCTATCTGATCTACTCGTACGCCCTGAATCACCTGCCGGCCTCCCGCGTAGCCGCGTTCTCCTACATCCAACCAGTGGTTGCGGCGCTGGCCGGACTCGCCATCCTGCGTGAACCCATTACACCCGGCGTCGCCACCGGCGGGCTGCTGGTGCTCAGCGGCGTCTGGCTCACCGGGAAAAGGTAG
- a CDS encoding MFS transporter, with protein sequence MAGFLQLLRNNRNYRCTWLGQVVSEVGDNFNNIAVFALVMDQTHSGLAISAVMLARAVGMITAGPVAGVVLDRVDRRKAMICSDLVRAAIAMCFLFCTGQRSTGLLIFLSALLMFASPFFTSGRASILPVIASKEELHTANSLTQTTQWTSVAIGAFLGGATAKGLGYDVAFAFNAMSFLVSAACISLLRVPHSGSFKAERRDLSKDRVARPWQEYRAGLSYMKRTPLILAIALVGVGWATGGGAAQILFSLFGEVVFRRGAQGIGEVWGAAGIGLIVGGVVANVWGKRLRFEAYKWLIVGCYIVHGGAYVFFSLSRNYLLALFFIGLSRAAVAVSSVMNFTQMLRHVPDEFRGRVFSTMESMVWATMMISMLAAGLASETVDPRIIGVVAGVLSTSTALGWGWAQARGLLPEPALSGVDPEDVEVHSETSV encoded by the coding sequence ATGGCCGGCTTTCTCCAACTGTTACGGAACAACCGGAATTATCGCTGCACCTGGTTGGGCCAAGTGGTCAGCGAGGTCGGCGACAACTTCAACAACATCGCCGTCTTTGCGCTTGTGATGGATCAAACCCACTCCGGGCTGGCCATCAGTGCTGTCATGCTCGCCCGCGCGGTCGGGATGATCACCGCCGGGCCCGTCGCCGGCGTCGTGCTCGACCGCGTCGATCGCCGCAAGGCCATGATCTGCAGCGATCTCGTCCGCGCGGCCATCGCCATGTGCTTCCTCTTCTGCACCGGACAGCGGAGCACAGGTTTACTGATCTTCCTCAGCGCCCTGCTCATGTTCGCGTCGCCGTTTTTCACCAGCGGACGCGCGTCCATCCTGCCCGTGATCGCCAGCAAAGAGGAGCTCCACACCGCCAACTCGCTCACCCAGACCACGCAGTGGACCTCGGTCGCCATCGGTGCGTTCCTGGGCGGTGCCACGGCCAAGGGCCTCGGCTACGATGTGGCGTTCGCCTTCAACGCGATGTCGTTTCTCGTCTCGGCCGCCTGCATTTCCCTGCTCCGAGTGCCCCACAGCGGCAGCTTCAAAGCCGAGCGCCGCGACCTGAGCAAAGACCGTGTGGCGCGCCCCTGGCAGGAGTACCGCGCTGGGCTCTCCTATATGAAGCGCACGCCGCTCATCCTGGCCATCGCCCTGGTCGGCGTGGGCTGGGCCACCGGCGGCGGAGCGGCCCAAATCCTGTTCAGCCTCTTCGGCGAGGTCGTCTTCCGCCGTGGAGCGCAAGGCATCGGCGAGGTGTGGGGCGCGGCCGGCATCGGCCTCATCGTCGGTGGCGTGGTGGCCAACGTCTGGGGCAAACGGCTGCGGTTCGAAGCCTACAAGTGGTTGATCGTCGGCTGCTACATCGTCCATGGCGGCGCCTATGTATTCTTCAGTCTCAGCCGCAACTACCTGCTGGCGCTCTTCTTCATCGGCCTGTCGCGGGCCGCGGTCGCGGTGAGCTCGGTCATGAACTTCACACAGATGCTGCGCCATGTGCCGGATGAGTTCCGCGGCCGTGTGTTCTCCACCATGGAATCGATGGTCTGGGCGACGATGATGATCTCGATGCTCGCTGCCGGGCTTGCGTCGGAGACCGTGGATCCACGCATCATCGGAGTAGTGGCCGGCGTCCTCAGCACATCCACTGCGCTAGGCTGGGGTTGGGCACAGGCGCGTGGACTGCTGCCCGAGCCCGCTCTGTCCGGTGTCGATCCCGAGGACGTCGAGGTGCACAGCGAAACCAGTGTCTGA
- a CDS encoding methyltransferase domain-containing protein, with the protein MTRPLILDVGCGINKLPGSIGIDRNARSRADVLCDLDHFPYPFRDSSFDGLQAIHVIEHVSDVLKTMEEFHRLVRAGGRVFLATPHYTDFSSFCDPTHKWHLNSFSFRYFGDDNAGYGYYSTARFREKKVRVKLLALWRYLGFELLVNAFPRFRRFWEHYLCYVVRGKVMEFEFEVLK; encoded by the coding sequence GTGACTCGACCGCTGATCTTGGACGTCGGCTGCGGCATCAATAAGTTGCCGGGCTCCATAGGGATAGACCGCAATGCGCGCAGCCGCGCCGACGTTCTCTGCGACCTGGATCACTTCCCCTATCCGTTCCGCGACAGCTCGTTCGACGGGCTGCAAGCCATTCATGTCATTGAACATGTCAGCGATGTGTTGAAGACGATGGAGGAGTTTCACCGGCTGGTACGGGCCGGCGGCCGGGTGTTTCTGGCGACGCCGCATTACACGGACTTTTCCTCGTTCTGCGACCCGACCCACAAGTGGCATCTGAACTCCTTTTCCTTTCGGTACTTCGGAGACGACAACGCCGGCTATGGCTACTACTCCACGGCGCGATTTCGTGAGAAGAAAGTCCGTGTCAAGCTACTAGCTCTGTGGAGGTATCTCGGCTTCGAACTGCTGGTGAACGCCTTCCCACGCTTCCGGCGCTTTTGGGAGCACTACCTGTGCTACGTGGTGCGGGGGAAGGTCATGGAGTTCGAGTTCGAAGTCCTGAAATAG